A single region of the Geobacillus subterraneus genome encodes:
- a CDS encoding ISLre2 family transposase, which yields MKHLTTEWPLLKELEEQFVRTLQKVFAVLLAALLEEIDQQLAEARDKRRYQLKDKRPTTIQTLFGEVTFRRNYYYDRQAGAYTFLLDAELGFDGAQSISPCLEETAVELAVECSSYRKAARTLESIVGYAVLSHEAIRQLVLEAPVSLHHPVSQRHGRVLFVEADGLFISRQGKGKRAKEEKILAVHEGWKRNGSQLKLVNRRHYLHEGVGDVWERFEEWLMNEYAYDPCRDLLIINGDAASWITACREYFGKRACFQLDRFHVARELRQCLSGHPRWREVRKKLAKQDEEGLLVELNSAVGTLEDEAKEKQMAAIIRRIESMPGCIRDYREWLSEQGVETTGMRPMGHAESVMSRFAHRVKSRRSWKDQGLRAFLRAMAARIDGIGWRKGRWEEQEPQSAVSASTKSKRIEQAKRKAGRLWADVVRQNLPCLQRSSGTPIHQALSALRDFGWV from the coding sequence ATGAAACATCTTACCACAGAATGGCCTTTATTAAAAGAGCTGGAGGAACAATTCGTCAGAACTCTTCAAAAGGTGTTCGCTGTCTTGTTGGCGGCCCTTTTGGAGGAGATTGATCAACAACTGGCGGAAGCGCGGGACAAGCGCCGGTATCAGCTGAAAGACAAACGGCCGACCACGATCCAAACGCTGTTTGGAGAAGTGACGTTTCGACGGAACTACTACTATGATCGGCAGGCGGGGGCGTATACCTTCTTGCTGGATGCCGAACTGGGCTTTGATGGAGCGCAGTCGATCAGCCCTTGCCTCGAGGAAACGGCGGTCGAGTTGGCCGTAGAGTGCTCTTCCTACCGCAAAGCGGCCCGTACGTTGGAGTCGATCGTGGGGTATGCGGTCCTAAGCCACGAGGCGATTCGCCAACTGGTGCTGGAGGCCCCTGTCTCGCTGCACCACCCTGTTTCCCAACGGCACGGCCGAGTGCTGTTTGTGGAGGCGGATGGGCTGTTCATTTCCCGCCAGGGGAAAGGGAAACGGGCGAAAGAAGAGAAAATCCTGGCGGTTCACGAGGGATGGAAACGAAACGGTTCGCAGCTCAAGCTCGTGAACCGGCGCCACTACCTCCATGAAGGGGTGGGAGACGTGTGGGAACGGTTTGAAGAGTGGCTGATGAACGAATATGCCTATGACCCGTGCCGGGACCTTTTGATCATCAACGGCGACGCGGCGTCGTGGATCACAGCCTGCCGGGAGTATTTTGGAAAGCGAGCCTGCTTTCAGCTGGATCGATTTCATGTGGCGCGGGAGCTGCGTCAGTGTCTGTCCGGCCATCCGCGTTGGCGGGAGGTGCGGAAGAAGCTGGCGAAACAAGACGAAGAGGGGCTTCTGGTGGAGCTGAACAGCGCGGTCGGCACGTTGGAGGACGAAGCGAAAGAGAAGCAGATGGCTGCCATAATCCGCCGGATCGAGTCAATGCCGGGATGCATCCGGGACTATCGGGAGTGGCTGTCGGAGCAAGGGGTGGAGACGACCGGCATGCGTCCGATGGGCCACGCCGAGAGCGTGATGAGCCGGTTTGCGCATCGGGTGAAATCCCGCCGCAGCTGGAAAGACCAAGGGCTTCGGGCGTTTCTGAGGGCGATGGCAGCCCGAATCGACGGGATCGGGTGGAGAAAGGGACGGTGGGAGGAGCAAGAGCCCCAGTCGGCCGTCTCGGCCTCAACAAAGTCCAAGCGGATCGAACAGGCCAAACGGAAGGCCGGACGGTTGTGGGCAGATGTGGTGCGTCAGAATCTACCGTGTCTGCAGCGGTCATCCGGGACGCCGATCCATCAAGCGTTGTCGGCGCTTCGGGATTTTGGTTGGGTGTAA
- a CDS encoding sensor histidine kinase codes for MNIRTKMLLCFTVFLLLLNGAVFLLYQTSEEMMSDYDRRMRRLLLLNEVSQRTNRLMEQLNAYVSEKEGRYARAYEREFRWLQQHRRQVGAISPALSDRLAAENYEHMIESLLEEAALTVYHFQAGNIGLYSSHLHEMMNIALFLQEETLNLIDDELTAYQQRYDEVERRNRYFRYMGMGLFVTTICLGVLLAVFFSGSLTKPIIHLAHAARAIGAGRLDGPDVKPTTNDELRLLTITFNDMRRNLRQLIEEMKQKAELDRLVKELELKSLQSQINPHFLFNTLNTVSKMAYLEEAEQTSRLIEAVAAILRYNLGELQRTVALADEVRIAREYFFIQQTRFFDRIKFSIEAESSCLDQRLPPLTLQPLIENAFIHGIESYERGAELTVSIYEKNHRVIIEVKDNGVGMDERMKAELEAFIRGEETPARREQRRGHSTGIGLRNVIRRLQLFYGVTDVAEIESAPEKGTTIRLLLPRWQGGMSSESSDRG; via the coding sequence ATGAACATCCGCACGAAGATGCTGCTTTGTTTTACCGTTTTTTTGCTTTTGTTAAATGGAGCGGTGTTTCTTTTGTACCAAACGAGCGAAGAGATGATGAGCGATTACGATCGCCGGATGCGCCGCTTGTTGTTGCTGAATGAAGTGTCGCAACGGACGAACCGATTGATGGAGCAGCTTAATGCGTATGTATCGGAAAAAGAGGGGCGATACGCGCGCGCCTATGAGCGGGAATTCCGCTGGTTGCAGCAACATCGCCGCCAAGTCGGCGCCATTTCGCCTGCTTTGTCCGACCGGTTGGCGGCAGAAAACTATGAACATATGATTGAAAGTTTGTTAGAGGAAGCGGCGCTCACGGTCTATCATTTTCAGGCCGGAAATATTGGTTTGTACTCATCCCATCTGCATGAAATGATGAATATCGCCTTATTTTTGCAAGAAGAAACGTTAAATTTAATTGATGATGAGTTAACGGCTTATCAACAGCGGTATGATGAAGTCGAGCGGCGCAACCGCTATTTCCGGTATATGGGGATGGGTTTGTTTGTGACAACAATCTGCCTCGGCGTGCTGCTCGCTGTGTTTTTCTCTGGCAGTTTGACGAAGCCGATCATCCACCTCGCGCATGCAGCCCGGGCCATCGGTGCCGGACGGCTCGATGGACCGGATGTGAAGCCGACAACGAACGATGAACTGCGGCTGCTTACGATCACATTTAATGATATGCGCCGCAATTTAAGGCAGTTGATCGAAGAAATGAAACAAAAAGCGGAGCTTGACCGGCTCGTCAAAGAACTAGAACTGAAAAGCTTGCAAAGTCAAATCAATCCGCACTTTTTGTTCAATACGCTCAACACCGTTTCCAAGATGGCGTATTTAGAAGAGGCTGAGCAAACATCAAGGCTCATCGAGGCAGTGGCGGCGATTTTGCGTTACAACTTAGGGGAGTTGCAGCGGACGGTGGCACTTGCTGATGAGGTACGCATCGCTCGCGAATATTTTTTCATCCAACAAACGCGCTTTTTCGATCGGATTAAGTTTTCCATTGAGGCGGAATCGTCCTGTCTTGACCAACGGCTTCCGCCCCTTACATTGCAGCCGCTGATTGAAAATGCGTTCATTCATGGCATCGAATCGTACGAACGGGGAGCCGAATTGACCGTATCCATTTATGAAAAAAACCATCGGGTCATCATCGAAGTGAAGGATAATGGCGTCGGCATGGACGAACGGATGAAAGCGGAACTGGAAGCGTTTATTCGCGGCGAAGAGACGCCGGCGCGCCGCGAGCAAAGGCGCGGCCATTCGACCGGCATCGGTCTGCGCAATGTCATCCGTCGGCTGCAATTGTTTTACGGAGTGACGGACGTGGCGGAAATTGAATCAGCGCCGGAAAAGGGGACAACCATTCGGTTATTATTGCCGCGATGGCAAGGAGGGATGAGCAGTGAAAGTAGCGATCGTGGATGA
- a CDS encoding response regulator transcription factor has translation MKVAIVDDEALERKALRKMIGSHLPHAEVIAEGANGREAVEIAKQYRPDVMLIDIKMPGLDGLGAIEAIRQTGLDLQFIIVSAFDLFDYAKQAMRFGVKEYLLKPSRKEEVISALERVGEELEAKRKTEEKHRKLQERIEQLQMLVEKEWLSVLMIEDVPADEWEQWQELLPFSVASGMFIVVQFPNGGRTEEWKRWVEERLGERAPARYIVGRLANRRLPVLLFRSRDDGEIAWKPTVQSFALDIASQFALRHGAPLYIGLGSPVSRLHELRSSYYEALSAVHYYAEREKARVGFLPAKPARAEREKQLLEAVRLGDIGQARAIGLAYIDELIASHSLSAAGRKVDGMFVSLARLLSELGVRYERTVSFSSCRSGAELKQTAFDELGRIAADLEAWRQQQAHGKIGKAKDYIDRHYAEPLTLEEVAEHVGMSPYYFSKLFKEHFGITFIDYVTNVRIERAKEALVRTDCSLKEICFSVGYNDPNYFSRVFKKQTGWSPSEYRKQLQVR, from the coding sequence GTGAAAGTAGCGATCGTGGATGATGAGGCGCTCGAACGGAAAGCGTTGCGCAAAATGATCGGCAGCCATCTCCCGCATGCTGAAGTCATAGCGGAAGGCGCCAACGGGCGTGAGGCCGTTGAGATTGCCAAACAATATCGCCCCGATGTGATGCTCATTGACATTAAAATGCCTGGCCTCGACGGGCTCGGGGCGATCGAGGCCATTCGGCAAACGGGGCTCGATCTTCAGTTTATTATTGTTTCGGCGTTTGATTTGTTCGACTATGCGAAGCAGGCGATGCGCTTTGGCGTCAAAGAATATTTGTTAAAGCCGAGCCGGAAAGAAGAGGTCATTTCCGCGTTAGAACGCGTCGGTGAAGAACTGGAAGCCAAACGGAAAACCGAGGAAAAGCACCGTAAGCTGCAAGAACGGATCGAGCAGCTGCAGATGCTCGTGGAGAAAGAATGGTTATCCGTTTTGATGATTGAAGACGTACCGGCCGACGAGTGGGAACAGTGGCAGGAACTGTTGCCGTTTTCAGTCGCTTCGGGCATGTTTATCGTCGTCCAATTTCCTAATGGCGGGCGGACGGAGGAATGGAAGCGGTGGGTAGAAGAACGACTTGGCGAGCGGGCCCCCGCACGCTATATCGTTGGCCGTCTGGCGAACCGGCGCCTGCCGGTGCTGTTGTTCCGCAGCCGTGATGATGGGGAAATCGCTTGGAAACCAACCGTTCAATCGTTTGCGCTTGATATAGCCAGCCAGTTTGCTCTTCGGCACGGCGCTCCGCTGTATATCGGACTCGGCTCGCCGGTTTCACGCCTTCATGAGCTCCGATCGTCGTATTACGAAGCGCTGTCCGCTGTCCATTATTACGCCGAACGGGAAAAAGCACGAGTCGGTTTTTTGCCGGCCAAGCCGGCGCGTGCCGAACGGGAGAAACAGCTGCTTGAGGCAGTACGCCTCGGCGACATCGGGCAGGCGCGGGCGATTGGTCTTGCGTACATCGACGAGCTCATTGCTTCCCACTCGTTATCCGCTGCCGGACGCAAAGTGGACGGGATGTTTGTTTCGCTTGCTCGCCTTCTTTCCGAGCTTGGCGTTCGTTATGAACGGACGGTGTCGTTTTCCTCTTGCCGTTCAGGAGCGGAACTGAAACAGACCGCCTTCGACGAGCTCGGCCGCATCGCCGCAGATCTCGAAGCATGGCGCCAGCAGCAAGCCCACGGTAAAATCGGCAAGGCGAAGGACTACATTGACCGCCATTACGCCGAGCCGCTGACGCTTGAAGAAGTGGCCGAACACGTTGGGATGAGCCCGTACTACTTCAGCAAACTGTTCAAGGAACATTTCGGCATCACGTTTATCGACTACGTGACGAACGTGCGCATCGAGCGGGCCAAAGAAGCGCTCGTTCGCACCGATTGCAGTTTAAAAGAAATTTGTTTTTCCGTTGGTTACAATGACCCCAACTATTTCAGCCGCGTGTTTAAAAAACAAACGGGCTGGTCGCCGAGCGAATATCGGAAACAGTTGCAGGTGCGATAA
- a CDS encoding sugar-binding protein: protein MCDWWKRLFYGGGIAALLASASFTAYCAWNVYAYPKSEKERVPEKTKEAYHFVLVPEELDNDYWRLVEKGAKAAAKELGVDLEYIGPRQANIDEHLRILKKAAAAKVDGIITQGLTEAEFVPVINEITDKNIPVVTIDTDAPTSRRVAYVGTDNYYAGFLAGRALAEDTKGKATVAIITGSLTAAHQQLRVRGFEDAVRQEKGIRIVAIEESHITRVQAAEKAYTILKKHPDVNAFYGTSALDAIGIAKVVEQFHRERETYIIGFDTLPETIGYLQKGTIEATVVQEPYEMGYRAVKLMAAIVAGHDVPEVTNTETKVIRKEDLPLRPARNYEVKTP, encoded by the coding sequence ATGTGCGATTGGTGGAAACGGCTGTTTTACGGGGGCGGCATCGCGGCGCTGCTTGCAAGCGCTTCCTTCACCGCCTATTGCGCTTGGAACGTGTATGCGTATCCGAAATCAGAGAAGGAACGGGTTCCGGAAAAAACAAAAGAGGCATATCATTTCGTGCTTGTGCCCGAGGAGCTTGATAATGATTATTGGCGGCTCGTGGAAAAAGGAGCGAAAGCGGCAGCGAAGGAACTCGGCGTTGACCTTGAATACATTGGGCCGCGGCAGGCGAATATTGATGAGCATTTGCGCATTTTGAAAAAAGCCGCAGCAGCGAAAGTCGATGGGATTATCACACAAGGGTTGACGGAAGCGGAATTTGTCCCAGTGATTAACGAAATCACGGACAAGAATATTCCTGTGGTGACGATCGATACGGATGCCCCGACGAGCCGACGCGTCGCCTATGTGGGAACGGATAATTATTATGCCGGTTTTCTCGCGGGACGGGCGTTGGCTGAGGATACGAAGGGCAAAGCGACGGTCGCGATTATTACCGGCAGTTTGACGGCGGCGCACCAACAGCTGCGAGTGCGCGGATTTGAGGATGCGGTGAGACAGGAAAAAGGCATCCGCATCGTTGCCATCGAGGAGTCGCACATTACACGTGTACAAGCAGCCGAAAAAGCGTACACCATTTTGAAAAAACACCCGGACGTGAACGCCTTTTACGGAACGAGTGCGCTTGATGCGATCGGTATTGCCAAAGTGGTCGAACAGTTTCACCGCGAGCGGGAAACATATATTATCGGCTTTGACACGCTGCCGGAGACGATCGGGTATTTGCAAAAAGGGACGATTGAAGCGACGGTCGTCCAAGAACCGTATGAAATGGGATACCGGGCGGTGAAACTGATGGCTGCTATTGTCGCTGGCCATGACGTGCCGGAAGTGACGAACACAGAGACGAAGGTCATTCGAAAAGAAGATTTGCCGCTGCGCCCGGCGCGCAATTATGAAGTCAAGACACCTTGA
- a CDS encoding glycoside hydrolase family 1 protein has translation MEHRHLKPFPPEFLWGAASAAYQVEGAWNEDGKGLSVWDVFAKQPGRTFKGTNGDVAVDHYHRYQEDVALMAEMGLKAYRFSVSWSRVFPDGNGAVNEKGLDFYDRLIEELRNHGIEPIVTLYHWDVPQALMDAYGAWESRRIIDDFDRYAVTLFQRFGDRVKYWVTLNEQNIFISFGYRLGLHPPGVKDMKRMYEANHIANLANAKVIQSFRHYVPDGKIGPSFAYSPIYPYDSRPENVLAFENAEEFQNHWWMDVYAWGMYPQAAWNYLESQGLEPTVAPGDWELLQAAKPDFMGVNYYQTTTVEHNPPDGVGEGVMNTTGKKGTSTSSGIPGLFKTVRNPHVDTTNWDWAIDPVGLRIGLRRIANRYQLPILITENGLGEFDTLEPGDIVNDDYRIDYLRRHVQEIQRAITDGVDVLGYCAWSFTDLLSWLNGYQKRYGFVYVNRDDESEKDLRRIKKKSFYWYQRVIKTNGAEL, from the coding sequence ATGGAGCATCGCCATCTGAAACCGTTCCCGCCTGAGTTTTTATGGGGCGCAGCATCAGCTGCGTATCAAGTCGAAGGGGCGTGGAACGAAGATGGAAAAGGATTATCGGTATGGGATGTGTTTGCCAAACAGCCGGGCCGAACGTTTAAGGGAACCAACGGCGACGTCGCTGTCGATCATTATCATCGCTATCAAGAAGATGTAGCGTTGATGGCGGAAATGGGGTTGAAAGCGTATCGGTTTTCGGTGTCGTGGAGCCGCGTGTTTCCGGATGGAAACGGGGCTGTCAACGAAAAAGGGCTTGATTTTTACGATCGCTTGATTGAGGAGCTGCGAAACCATGGGATCGAGCCGATTGTGACGTTATACCATTGGGATGTGCCGCAAGCCTTGATGGATGCCTATGGGGCATGGGAATCACGGCGCATCATTGATGATTTTGACCGGTATGCCGTGACATTGTTTCAACGGTTTGGCGACCGGGTCAAATATTGGGTGACACTCAATGAACAAAACATTTTCATTTCTTTTGGCTATCGTCTTGGCTTGCATCCGCCGGGCGTAAAAGACATGAAACGCATGTATGAGGCAAACCATATCGCCAATTTGGCGAATGCGAAAGTGATTCAATCGTTCCGTCATTACGTGCCTGACGGAAAAATCGGGCCGAGCTTTGCCTACTCGCCAATATACCCGTACGACAGCCGTCCGGAAAATGTGCTCGCTTTTGAAAACGCAGAAGAATTTCAAAACCATTGGTGGATGGATGTGTATGCGTGGGGCATGTACCCACAGGCGGCTTGGAACTATCTTGAATCGCAAGGGCTGGAGCCGACGGTGGCGCCGGGCGATTGGGAGCTGCTCCAAGCGGCGAAACCGGACTTTATGGGAGTCAACTATTACCAAACTACGACTGTGGAGCATAATCCGCCAGATGGCGTCGGAGAAGGCGTGATGAATACGACGGGAAAAAAAGGGACATCCACTTCGAGCGGCATTCCGGGACTGTTTAAAACCGTGCGCAATCCGCATGTCGATACGACGAACTGGGATTGGGCGATTGATCCGGTTGGCTTGCGTATTGGCCTGCGCCGCATTGCGAACCGTTACCAGCTGCCGATTTTGATTACAGAAAACGGCTTAGGTGAGTTCGATACGCTGGAGCCAGGCGATATCGTGAATGACGATTATCGAATCGACTACTTGCGCCGCCATGTTCAAGAAATTCAACGCGCCATCACGGATGGGGTGGACGTGCTCGGTTACTGTGCTTGGTCGTTCACCGATTTGCTCAGCTGGCTGAATGGCTACCAAAAACGGTACGGATTTGTGTACGTCAACCGTGACGATGAATCGGAAAAAGATTTGCGCCGCATCAAAAAGAAAAGCTTTTATTGGTATCAGCGTGTGATTAAGACGAACGGTGCCGAGCTGTAG
- a CDS encoding 6-phospho-beta-glucosidase encodes MGKRLKMATIGGGSSYTPELVEGLIKRYHELPVGELWLVDIPEGKEKLEIVGALAKRMVEKAGVPIEIHLTLDRRRALEGADFVTTQFRVGGLEARAKDERIPLQYGVIGQETNGPGGLFKGLRTIPVILDIIRDMEELCPDAWLINFTNPAGMVTEAVLRYTKQEKVVGLCNVPIGMRMGVAKLLGVDADRVHIDFAGLNHMVFGLHVYLDGVRVTEKVIDLLAHPDRSGVTMKNIVDLGWEPDFLKGLKVLPCPYHRYYYQTDKMLAEELEAAKTKGTRAEVVQQLEKELFELYKDPNLAIKPPQLEQRGGAYYSDAACSLISSIYNDKRDIQPVNTRNNGAIASIPSESAVEVNCVITKDGPKPIAVGDLPVAVRGLVQQIKSFERVAAEAAVTGDYQTALVAMTINPLVPSDTIAKQILDEMLEAHKEHLPQFFKQAKTVAGN; translated from the coding sequence ATGGGGAAACGATTGAAAATGGCGACGATCGGCGGCGGGTCAAGCTACACGCCGGAATTGGTCGAAGGGTTGATCAAGCGTTATCATGAATTGCCGGTCGGGGAACTGTGGCTTGTCGATATTCCGGAAGGCAAAGAAAAACTCGAAATCGTCGGCGCCCTTGCCAAACGGATGGTCGAAAAAGCCGGTGTGCCGATCGAGATTCATTTGACTTTGGATCGCCGTCGGGCGCTAGAAGGAGCTGATTTTGTCACGACGCAGTTTCGCGTCGGCGGTCTTGAGGCGCGGGCGAAAGACGAGCGCATCCCGCTCCAATACGGGGTGATCGGCCAAGAGACAAATGGTCCGGGTGGATTGTTTAAAGGGCTGCGCACCATTCCGGTCATTTTGGACATCATTCGCGATATGGAAGAGCTTTGCCCCGATGCATGGCTGATCAACTTCACAAACCCGGCTGGAATGGTGACGGAAGCCGTCTTGCGCTACACGAAGCAGGAAAAAGTCGTCGGTTTGTGCAACGTGCCGATCGGCATGCGCATGGGCGTCGCCAAGCTGCTTGGCGTTGATGCCGACCGCGTGCACATTGATTTTGCCGGCTTGAACCATATGGTGTTTGGCTTGCACGTCTATCTGGACGGCGTCCGGGTGACGGAAAAGGTGATCGACCTCCTTGCCCATCCGGATCGTTCCGGTGTGACGATGAAAAATATCGTCGACCTTGGCTGGGAGCCGGATTTCCTAAAAGGGCTGAAAGTGCTGCCATGCCCGTACCACCGGTATTACTACCAAACAGACAAAATGCTCGCCGAGGAACTGGAAGCGGCGAAAACGAAAGGAACCCGCGCCGAAGTCGTCCAACAGCTCGAAAAAGAGCTGTTTGAGCTGTACAAAGACCCGAACTTGGCCATCAAGCCGCCGCAGCTCGAACAGCGCGGCGGGGCGTACTACAGCGACGCCGCCTGCAGCTTGATCAGCTCCATCTACAACGACAAGCGCGACATTCAGCCGGTCAACACGAGAAACAACGGCGCTATTGCCAGCATTCCGTCAGAATCGGCTGTTGAGGTCAACTGCGTCATTACAAAAGATGGGCCGAAACCGATCGCTGTCGGCGACTTGCCGGTTGCGGTGCGCGGCCTCGTCCAGCAAATCAAGTCGTTCGAGCGCGTCGCAGCCGAAGCGGCCGTGACCGGCGACTACCAAACCGCGCTCGTCGCCATGACGATCAATCCGCTTGTGCCGTCTGACACCATCGCCAAACAAATTTTGGACGAAATGCTTGAAGCGCATAAAGAACATTTGCCGCAGTTTTTTAAACAGGCCAAAACAGTAGCTGGAAACTAA
- a CDS encoding Rpn family recombination-promoting nuclease/putative transposase, with the protein MSETRIDHDRLFKELLSTFFEEFLLLFFPHVYEQVDFRHISFLSEEVFTDVAAGEKHRVDLLVETKLKGEDGLIIVHIEHQSYTQPAFPERMFLYVSRLFQKYRRRILPVAIFSYDAIRDEPSSFTIQFSFLTVVDFRFLTVELRKLPWREYIRRDNPVAAALLSKMGYNESERVAVKREFLRMLVRLELDEAKQRLLFGFFETYLRLSEQEELELRNEVNEMETKEAKKVMDLIVSYEQRGVEKGMEKGKMDVAKRMLGKGYDVPTICELTGLPVEAVEKLKE; encoded by the coding sequence GTGTCCGAAACGCGAATCGACCATGATCGGCTGTTTAAGGAGTTGTTGTCGACGTTTTTTGAAGAGTTTTTGCTTCTGTTTTTCCCGCATGTGTATGAACAAGTCGACTTCCGCCACATCTCCTTTTTGTCCGAAGAGGTGTTTACGGATGTGGCAGCCGGCGAAAAGCACCGTGTCGATCTATTGGTGGAAACAAAGTTGAAGGGGGAAGACGGGCTGATCATCGTCCATATCGAGCACCAAAGCTACACGCAGCCGGCGTTTCCCGAGCGCATGTTCCTTTATGTCAGCCGTTTGTTTCAAAAATACCGCCGCCGCATTCTGCCCGTTGCCATCTTCAGCTATGACGCCATCCGCGATGAACCGTCCTCGTTCACCATCCAGTTTTCGTTCCTAACCGTTGTCGATTTCCGCTTTCTTACCGTTGAACTGCGCAAGTTGCCATGGCGCGAGTACATTCGCCGCGATAACCCGGTCGCCGCCGCTCTGTTAAGCAAAATGGGGTATAATGAAAGTGAAAGAGTGGCCGTGAAAAGAGAATTTTTGCGCATGCTCGTCCGTTTGGAGCTTGATGAAGCGAAACAGCGGCTGTTGTTTGGCTTTTTTGAGACGTATTTGCGGTTGTCCGAACAAGAGGAACTCGAATTGCGAAACGAGGTGAACGAAATGGAAACGAAGGAAGCGAAAAAAGTGATGGATCTCATCGTGTCGTACGAGCAACGGGGGGTGGAAAAGGGGATGGAAAAAGGCAAGATGGACGTTGCGAAACGGATGTTAGGGAAAGGATATGATGTGCCAACGATTTGTGAGTTGACCGGACTGCCAGTGGAGGCGGTGGAAAAGTTGAAAGAGTAA
- a CDS encoding MurR/RpiR family transcriptional regulator: protein MFTPEQIAQFSELDYAIYDYVMKHPHEVAYMRIRELAEAVHVSPPTVLRFCKKVGCEGFSEFKTKWKLYLRETKRTAIISSQEVLKEFFERTLTADYERAIVDAAAAIAQADHVIFVGSGSSGILAEYGSRYFSALQKFSVYIKDPFFPIYGHYFHNCAVIALSVSGETPHTLAQVHRFKEKGGTIISITNRKHCSLANISDYNLTYYATAERIGQTDVTTQLPVVYLLERLAKEMYRLLPAQTDRGPSGR from the coding sequence ATGTTCACTCCCGAACAAATCGCTCAGTTCTCCGAACTCGACTACGCCATTTACGACTATGTGATGAAACATCCGCATGAAGTCGCGTACATGCGCATCCGCGAGCTCGCCGAAGCCGTCCATGTCTCGCCGCCGACTGTGCTCCGCTTTTGCAAAAAGGTCGGCTGCGAAGGGTTCAGTGAATTTAAAACGAAATGGAAGCTGTATTTACGCGAGACAAAGCGAACCGCGATCATCAGCAGTCAAGAGGTGCTTAAGGAATTTTTCGAACGGACGCTGACGGCCGATTACGAGCGGGCCATTGTTGATGCCGCCGCCGCGATCGCCCAAGCGGATCACGTGATTTTTGTCGGCTCCGGCAGCTCCGGCATTTTGGCTGAATACGGATCGCGCTATTTTTCTGCCTTGCAAAAGTTTTCCGTCTACATCAAGGACCCGTTTTTTCCGATTTACGGCCATTATTTCCACAACTGCGCCGTGATCGCTTTGTCGGTGTCCGGCGAAACGCCGCACACGCTCGCCCAGGTGCACCGTTTTAAGGAAAAGGGCGGCACGATCATCAGCATCACCAACCGAAAACATTGTTCGCTCGCGAACATCTCGGACTACAATTTGACGTATTATGCCACCGCCGAGCGGATCGGACAGACGGACGTGACAACGCAGCTGCCGGTCGTTTATTTGCTTGAGCGGCTGGCGAAGGAAATGTATCGGCTGCTGCCGGCGCAGACTGACCGCGGGCCGAGCGGGCGGTGA